Genomic DNA from Candidatus Omnitrophota bacterium:
AAAAGATTCCCCAAATGCCCCTCTTTATTCGAGAAGTCATAATAAAGCGGATTTCTAACCCCAGGCTCTCTTCTTCAGGTGGCGAAGACGACGACGCGCCTTCTTCCTCTTGTGGGTCCTGATTTTTCTTTTCTTTCTTTTCCTGCCGCAAGGCATATTTCCCTCGCTTTTATAAACTGATGTATCAAAGTATCAGGTGTCAAAGTATCAAAGTTTTTTTGACACATTGACACTATGACACCTTGACACTAATATATAACTTTATTTAATGGGTACTCAATAATTCCCTGCGCGCCGGCCTGCTTTAATGCAGGGATCAATGTACGCACGACTTTCTCGTCAATCACTGTTTCTACTGCCAGCCACCCCTCTTCGGAGAGTCCGGAGACCGTGGGCCTCTTTAAGGCCGGCAGGAGCCCGGTTACTCTTTTCAGGTCCTTCTTCCTTACGTTCATCTTCAGGCCCACTTTTTCCTCTGCGGCAATAGCGCCCCGTAGAAGAAGCACAATCTGCTCCATTTTAGTTTTCTTCCATTTATCTTTATAGGAATCCTTATTGGCGATAAATTGGGTGGTGGACTCGCAGATAGTGGCTATCTCTTTTAATTTATTGGCCCTTAAGCTCCTTCCGGTTTCAGTCAATTCTACAATCGCGTCCACCAGGCCGGAATTGACCTTTACCTCGGTTGCCCCCCAGCTGAATTCCACTTCTACGCTGACTTTATTTTTCCTGAAATATTCTCTGGTAACATTGACTAATTCCGTGGCAATGCGTTTTCCGGCTAAGCCCTTAACGGATTTAATCTTCAGGCCCTCCGGCACGGCCAAAACCCATCTCACCGGGCTTAAGCCCTGTTTAGCATAAGTTAAATCCGCCACCCGGATAACCTCCGATTTATTCTCTAAAATCCAATCATTACCGGTGATACCGCAATCCAGGGCGCCGTCCTGTATATAACGGGACATCTCCTGGGCGCGCAATAAAACCGGCTCTATCTCGGGGTCGTCTATCGAGGGAAAATATGAGCGTTCGCTGGGCAAAGAGACGTTAAAACCTGCCTTCCTGAATATTTTAAAAGTAGTCTCCTGAAGGCTGCCTTTAGGCAAGCCCAATTTCAATATCTTTTTCATAATAGGGGCTTTATTGCTTGGCTTCTACAAACTTACCCTGCTTTTCGTCGTAACGATAGAGCCCTTTGCGGAATTTGTCCAGGTCCAGCTTATACTCGTTGCAAAAGGCCGTCTGAAAATTTTTGAGCTTCTCCACCTCTTCGTTGAACAACTGCTGCAAGACCGCCACCCGTAATTCCTGATTACGCATAGCGTTGATATTGCCAATCAAAGCTTCTTTCTGCTGCTGGGCTGGGTTCATCACCGCAGCCTGACCCTTTTGCGTTGCCCCTTTTTTATCTTTAGCTAACAGGGGCACTTGCACGCATAATAAGGCTACTATCAAAGCTAGTAAAATACGCCGCCTCATACCTCCTCCTTTCGATATGTTTATTAATTATCCAATTACTATTTTTTAAGTTTAGCACAACGCAAATAAAAAGCAAGCGTTTTTTCAAGAAAAGGGAAAGAAAAGGGGACGGTTCTATTTTTTGTTCTTGGATGCTGAATGAAAAAAAATAGAACCGTCCCCGTTGTTCTGAAACGGAACTCTCTTATTGTATTTTCGTATTATTTATTTTCGCATTATTGATAAGCGACCCCGTGGGCGGCAGGCTATAATCAAACTCAACATAGACTTGGGTGCACTCTACCCAACTAGCGGTGAACCCATTCCTTAACCCGATAACAACCTGTAAATTATTCAGGTCAGATACTGACCACGAACCGCCTCCTGGCCTGGCTAAGGCCTCAGAGTAGGTAACCCAGTCAGTAGTGGTAATTTGTTCGGTTCCGGAGGTTTCGTCTGTGCCTAATCTTAAAAATGGCTGGCAGTAGTCTGTTGTTCCTGCCCACTCCTGCCGGCACCTGAAATAAACTGTTACCGAATTTATGGTAGAGCCGGCAGGGATAGAAGTATCTGTGAGATTATAGGCATCTTTATGCTGTGTCCCCTGATAGTCCCGAACATATGTGCTGGCATCATCGGGAACCTCCTCATCTACCTTATCCCAATGCTCGTCAGAATCAGGAAATTGACTTGGTAGATTGGTGTAATCCCCGGCGGCATTTGGCCTTAAAACCTCAGTAGCGGCCCCTGCATCTCCAGGCAAAAGGCCGCTTACCCCGATAACCCCAAGGCAAAGCATAAATAATATTTTCTTCATCTTAACGAAAACTATCTTTTTTAACTACGCGGCTCGCTTTCCCCGGCGTTGAGCTTAGTCCGCAAATCCTTGAGTTCTGTTTTTAAGCTTTCAATCTCTTTCTGTTGCTCCTGCACTGCCTTAATCAAGGGGGCGATGAAATCGGTATAGGCCAACGAATAACTATCGCTTTCCTTATCGTGGCGCAGGCCGGCAAACTCTATGCCCTTATCTTTAATCAACCCCTCTAATTCCTGCGCGATAAGCCCTTGATGTTTGCCATCGTCCTGCTTTACCCAATTATACTGGACAGGCCTAAGGTTCATGATGAAATCTAAACCCAGCGGGGTATCTATAATATTTGTTTTTTGCCTGGCGTCCGAGCCGTTAAACGCGGCCCTGGTGCAAAAGACATCCCGCCATTTTACTCCGGAACTGCCCAAATCGTATGTGTTGTCAGCGTTCGGGCCGACATGGCCGGCTGCTTCCAGTTTAAATGTCCCCGGCCCCGTGGTGCCGATGCCGACGTTGCCAGTTGCCGATGGTATAAACAATACCGGCGCACTAATAGAAGAACCTACCTGCAATAACCCTGTCGGCGCAGTTATCCCTACGCCGATATTGCCGTTGAAATAATTATCCGCAGTCCCGTTTATATATAAATTCCACCTGTTTGCGGCTCTTGCCGTCTGCGACCTTAAACCTATATTGGTAGTTCCTGCGGTAAGAGCGTCTATATCCATACCAACATAAGTCCCCGCTATTCCAGCCGAGCCATTACCCGCATTAAACGCCTGCGCTAACGTAACTGTCCCTGCAAAGTTACCGTAGTCAGTAACCTTTGCCAAGTTTCCAGTAACCTGTGCGATAGTATATCCCGTGCTTAATCCTACCTGTGTGTTATTATTTATGCCTAACATCCAACCAACATTAGTTGTGGCTTGTAATATCCCCGTTGCCTTGATTACCGCAGCCGGGGAGGCATAGTTAGCATTAGCAATAAGGGT
This window encodes:
- the hisG gene encoding ATP phosphoribosyltransferase, yielding MKKILKLGLPKGSLQETTFKIFRKAGFNVSLPSERSYFPSIDDPEIEPVLLRAQEMSRYIQDGALDCGITGNDWILENKSEVIRVADLTYAKQGLSPVRWVLAVPEGLKIKSVKGLAGKRIATELVNVTREYFRKNKVSVEVEFSWGATEVKVNSGLVDAIVELTETGRSLRANKLKEIATICESTTQFIANKDSYKDKWKKTKMEQIVLLLRGAIAAEEKVGLKMNVRKKDLKRVTGLLPALKRPTVSGLSEEGWLAVETVIDEKVVRTLIPALKQAGAQGIIEYPLNKVIY